The following proteins are co-located in the Acinetobacter shaoyimingii genome:
- a CDS encoding DUF2789 family protein yields the protein MKNTPSLELLFTQLGLASSPAAIELYVRTHQLKANENLHDAPFWNKSQRDFLISHLVADDDWVMWIDELNQQLHMDASKLARPA from the coding sequence ATGAAGAATACACCATCCTTAGAATTACTGTTTACTCAGTTAGGTTTAGCAAGTAGCCCCGCTGCGATTGAGCTTTATGTGCGTACTCATCAGCTTAAAGCCAATGAAAATTTGCATGACGCACCATTTTGGAATAAATCTCAACGCGATTTTCTGATCAGTCATTTGGTTGCAGATGATGATTGGGTGATGTGGATTGATGAGTTAAATCAACAATTGCATATGGATGCATCAAAACTTGCAAGACCGGCTTAA
- a CDS encoding DUF2789 family protein, which produces MFDEQPTLELLFEQLGLSSVEKDIDQFVEQHQLPVGVMMHEAKFWTESQRQFIVSHWQKDDEWAIVVDTLNELLSQNATKASS; this is translated from the coding sequence ATGTTTGATGAACAACCCACGCTCGAACTTTTATTTGAACAACTCGGTTTATCTTCAGTAGAGAAAGATATTGATCAATTTGTTGAACAGCATCAATTGCCAGTTGGCGTCATGATGCATGAAGCCAAATTTTGGACTGAAAGTCAGCGTCAATTTATTGTGAGTCACTGGCAAAAGGATGATGAGTGGGCGATTGTGGTTGATACATTGAATGAATTACTCAGCCAAAATGCTACGAAAGCATCATCTTGA
- a CDS encoding beta-lactamase hydrolase domain-containing protein yields the protein MTKSAIRCLLCSVLFVTSTFAFCNTDTLSRSLNDRVSVTGQMTTEKFKSLLDQGFKSVIVNRPDHEQGNTITANELRNIAEQSHVSLIYQPVTSGQITDSDAQEFAKYYNSLPKPILLVCKSGSRSTVLFNRAKSLGLLNE from the coding sequence ATGACTAAAAGCGCTATTCGTTGTTTGCTTTGTAGCGTTTTATTCGTGACTTCAACATTTGCATTTTGTAACACTGACACCTTAAGTCGCTCACTGAATGACCGTGTCAGTGTAACAGGGCAAATGACCACTGAAAAATTTAAAAGCTTGCTTGATCAAGGTTTCAAATCGGTCATTGTAAATCGTCCAGATCATGAACAAGGCAATACTATTACAGCCAATGAGCTTAGAAATATTGCCGAACAATCGCATGTCAGTTTGATTTACCAACCTGTCACTTCGGGGCAAATTACAGACAGTGATGCTCAAGAATTTGCGAAATATTACAACAGTCTACCGAAACCTATACTATTAGTATGCAAATCTGGAAGTCGTTCAACAGTATTATTTAATCGAGCAAAATCATTGGGTCTGTTAAATGAATAA
- a CDS encoding nuclear transport factor 2 family protein — translation MNIISLQKTLVLSSLALSLFCVGCSNHPQQVAAAVTGNTLDAISAQQTAERNKKIVTDFYEGVFIKHQVKEYSDLYIGNQYIQHNPHVPDGKAPFVDYFTGYFKQNPKAKNVIKRAVAEGDLVFLHVHSTENEQDLGVAVVDIFRVENGKIVEHWDVQQQVPEKAANTNTMF, via the coding sequence ATGAATATAATTTCTTTACAAAAAACGCTAGTCCTGTCTTCCCTCGCTTTGTCCCTTTTCTGTGTTGGATGTAGCAATCATCCACAACAAGTGGCTGCTGCCGTAACTGGAAACACCCTAGACGCTATTTCTGCACAGCAAACAGCTGAACGTAATAAAAAGATCGTCACAGATTTTTATGAAGGAGTATTCATTAAGCATCAAGTTAAAGAATATTCAGACCTATACATTGGCAATCAATACATTCAACATAATCCGCATGTACCAGATGGTAAAGCACCCTTTGTTGACTACTTCACAGGATATTTTAAACAAAATCCAAAAGCTAAAAATGTGATTAAACGTGCTGTAGCTGAGGGAGATCTGGTCTTTTTACACGTACATTCAACTGAAAATGAACAAGATCTTGGCGTGGCAGTGGTCGATATTTTCCGTGTTGAAAACGGTAAAATTGTTGAGCATTGGGATGTTCAGCAACAAGTTCCTGAAAAAGCAGCCAACACCAATACTATGTTTTAA
- a CDS encoding dihydrolipoyl dehydrogenase, giving the protein MYDIIIIGAGTAGIAAYKEAIKKTQNILIINDGSWDTTCARVGCMPSKILISTANRVYDIQHADEVELTVKAQIDTSHVMQHVQSLRDRFTKATLKDVNSWEKSHKISGKAEFIDAQTVQVANQKYQAKSFIVAVGSTPSFNREWKESLGDLLITSDQIFELNELPKRLAVIGSGVIAIEIAQAMHRLGVETTVFARSEKVGSLTSPTLQKNAIEVLSNELNIKFKVLPEHVQKYRNKVKIEFTEHGQSQQLITDYLLVATGRDSLLNTLKLQNIDTSFSDITKLPIDPHTKQLAQLPIFVVGDAFTSTPIQHEAAHEGRQAVQNCLNFSKLKNIKTLTPLGIMFSSPEMAGVGQNFKSLTHQKTAFVTGYASYEKQGRAIVNGKNQGGVEVYVDIKTRKLLGAELFIQSAEHLAHLLAWMVGQKLTVDEVLDNPFYHPTLEEGLRTALKHARRQLKAV; this is encoded by the coding sequence ATGTACGATATTATTATTATCGGTGCTGGAACAGCAGGCATTGCAGCTTATAAAGAAGCGATTAAGAAAACACAAAATATTTTAATTATTAATGATGGCTCATGGGACACAACCTGTGCTCGGGTCGGTTGTATGCCAAGTAAAATCTTAATCTCCACCGCCAATCGTGTTTATGATATTCAACATGCAGATGAAGTTGAACTCACTGTAAAAGCTCAAATTGACACATCTCATGTCATGCAACATGTGCAAAGCCTTCGTGACCGTTTTACCAAAGCCACATTAAAAGATGTAAATAGCTGGGAAAAATCGCATAAGATTTCTGGTAAAGCTGAATTCATTGATGCCCAAACAGTTCAAGTAGCAAATCAAAAATATCAAGCCAAAAGTTTTATTGTTGCAGTAGGCTCTACACCAAGTTTTAATCGTGAATGGAAAGAATCACTTGGTGATCTACTCATCACATCTGACCAAATCTTCGAACTAAATGAACTACCTAAACGACTTGCGGTAATCGGCAGTGGCGTGATTGCGATTGAAATAGCGCAAGCTATGCACCGTCTAGGCGTTGAAACAACGGTTTTTGCACGTAGTGAAAAAGTCGGTTCTCTAACCAGTCCAACATTGCAAAAAAATGCCATTGAAGTACTGAGTAATGAATTGAATATCAAATTTAAAGTTCTGCCTGAACATGTTCAAAAATACCGAAATAAAGTTAAAATTGAATTCACTGAGCATGGTCAATCTCAACAATTAATCACGGATTATCTATTAGTCGCTACAGGTCGTGACAGTTTATTAAACACCCTAAAACTTCAGAATATTGATACTTCATTTTCAGATATTACAAAACTTCCAATTGACCCGCATACTAAACAACTTGCACAGCTCCCAATTTTTGTTGTCGGTGATGCATTTACATCAACCCCCATTCAACACGAAGCTGCACATGAAGGACGTCAAGCTGTTCAAAACTGTTTAAACTTTTCTAAACTAAAAAATATTAAAACACTTACACCCTTAGGCATTATGTTCAGTTCACCTGAAATGGCTGGCGTAGGACAGAATTTCAAAAGCTTAACCCATCAAAAAACAGCTTTTGTCACTGGTTATGCCTCTTATGAAAAGCAAGGTAGAGCAATAGTCAATGGTAAAAATCAGGGTGGTGTTGAAGTCTATGTTGATATCAAAACTAGAAAGCTCTTAGGTGCCGAACTTTTTATTCAATCTGCTGAACATCTTGCACATTTACTGGCATGGATGGTGGGGCAAAAGTTAACAGTAGATGAAGTCTTGGATAATCCATTTTATCATCCAACCTTAGAAGAAGGTTTACGTACAGCTTTAAAACATGCCAGACGGCAGCTTAAAGCAGTCTAA
- a CDS encoding acyl-CoA thioesterase codes for MSNSGVNVSDTHVSPEGTLSLQTIAMPADTNWSGDVFGGWIVSQMDLAGAIHAERFSKGRCATISINQMTFLVPVKVGDVITCYTKILKVGNTSIQMQIEVWDSHDSSRPAKRVTEGVFTFVAVDVKGGKRQIPEDVKQKFLESQSA; via the coding sequence ATGTCAAATTCCGGAGTTAATGTGTCAGATACTCATGTAAGCCCAGAAGGTACACTTTCCCTTCAAACCATTGCTATGCCTGCAGATACCAACTGGAGTGGTGATGTATTTGGTGGTTGGATTGTTTCACAAATGGATTTGGCTGGAGCAATTCACGCAGAGCGTTTCAGTAAGGGACGTTGTGCGACGATTTCAATTAACCAAATGACATTTTTAGTTCCCGTAAAAGTGGGTGATGTCATTACGTGTTACACCAAAATTTTAAAAGTGGGCAATACTTCAATTCAAATGCAAATTGAGGTTTGGGATAGTCATGATAGCTCACGCCCAGCAAAACGCGTAACAGAAGGGGTATTTACCTTTGTTGCCGTGGATGTGAAAGGTGGAAAGCGTCAAATTCCGGAAGATGTGAAGCAAAAATTTTTAGAATCACAATCGGCTTAA
- a CDS encoding 2OG-Fe(II) oxygenase, with translation MQPNLDDLTWNIDQILDDLDQHGFALIDDAYPEHYVHELSNECTANLNRFRDAAIQNGIVSNIRSDHILWINDELPLAQQHIHQLNQLASGLNRNFFLGIKDIEAHFACYNAGEFYALHRDNPQGKNGRMISSVFYLHEQWQDNWGGELRLQDKHDQWHIISPQPNRVALFQSDLMHEVLLAKHQRLSITAWLRSDQNLF, from the coding sequence ATGCAACCAAATTTAGATGATTTGACTTGGAATATCGATCAAATTTTAGATGATTTAGATCAGCACGGTTTTGCGCTGATCGATGATGCTTATCCTGAACATTATGTTCATGAATTGTCCAATGAATGTACTGCAAATTTAAATCGTTTTCGTGATGCAGCGATTCAAAACGGCATTGTCAGCAACATCCGTAGTGATCACATTCTTTGGATTAATGATGAGCTACCTTTAGCACAGCAACATATTCACCAATTAAATCAGTTAGCATCAGGATTGAATCGAAATTTCTTTTTAGGGATTAAAGACATAGAAGCACATTTTGCCTGTTATAACGCAGGTGAATTTTATGCCCTGCATCGTGATAATCCTCAAGGTAAAAACGGTCGAATGATTTCTTCTGTGTTTTATTTGCATGAACAGTGGCAAGACAATTGGGGAGGCGAATTACGCTTACAAGACAAACATGACCAATGGCACATCATTTCTCCTCAACCCAATCGTGTCGCTTTATTCCAAAGTGATTTAATGCATGAAGTCCTTTTGGCAAAGCATCAACGTTTATCAATTACGGCTTGGTTAAGAAGCGATCAAAACTTGTTTTAA
- the trxC gene encoding thioredoxin TrxC — MIIVCPSCHAKNRVPEEKIESQPSCGQCHQPLIPLAPIELNEQNFSTFVTHSDLPILIDLWAEWCGPCKMMAPHFAEVAKHNPKVIFAKIDTEANPRLSSAFNVRSIPTLVLMNKTNELARISGALRANQLQEWLDQQLNAHS; from the coding sequence ATGATTATTGTCTGCCCATCATGTCATGCGAAAAATCGTGTTCCTGAAGAAAAAATTGAATCTCAGCCCAGTTGTGGTCAATGTCATCAACCCTTAATTCCACTTGCTCCAATAGAATTGAATGAACAAAATTTTAGTACTTTCGTCACCCATAGTGATTTGCCGATTTTAATCGACTTATGGGCGGAATGGTGTGGTCCATGTAAAATGATGGCGCCACATTTTGCTGAAGTTGCGAAACATAATCCAAAGGTGATTTTTGCTAAAATTGATACTGAAGCAAATCCACGTTTAAGTAGTGCATTTAATGTACGCAGTATTCCCACTTTAGTTTTGATGAATAAAACCAACGAACTTGCTAGAATAAGCGGAGCTTTACGTGCTAATCAGTTGCAAGAATGGTTAGATCAACAATTAAATGCTCACAGCTAA
- a CDS encoding DUF4442 domain-containing protein — protein sequence MTQTNRLSKLVKATSKFPKGIRSTVLSKVFGRVVPMVGTAKIRYLEVSHSKVVVKLENHKAMQNHIGQVHACAMALIAETATGFVTGMNVPDSSIVLIKSLHVDFKRPSKGALTATATLTDEQINAMQHSDKGETLVNVIVTDESGEAPIQCQMLWAWVAKSSLNKS from the coding sequence ATGACTCAGACCAACCGTTTATCTAAACTTGTTAAAGCGACTTCAAAATTTCCCAAAGGAATTCGAAGCACTGTACTAAGTAAAGTGTTTGGTCGAGTCGTTCCTATGGTGGGTACAGCCAAGATTCGTTATTTGGAAGTCAGCCATTCAAAAGTTGTAGTCAAACTCGAAAACCACAAAGCTATGCAAAACCACATCGGTCAAGTGCATGCCTGCGCAATGGCACTTATTGCGGAAACAGCAACAGGTTTTGTAACTGGCATGAATGTCCCAGATAGCTCAATCGTGCTCATCAAAAGCCTGCATGTCGATTTTAAACGTCCATCCAAAGGTGCGTTGACTGCTACAGCTACGCTGACAGATGAACAAATCAATGCCATGCAACATAGTGATAAAGGTGAAACCTTAGTCAATGTCATCGTGACAGATGAATCTGGTGAAGCACCCATTCAATGCCAAATGCTCTGGGCTTGGGTGGCTAAAAGTTCACTGAATAAATCTTAA
- a CDS encoding DUF6670 family protein, which translates to MQLFMNLSEESQQLDQAPFPLKLDFHAPKGRYKIIHQALILPDLNAPLHYFNFSTLIGQPNVPMLRNDSAIQTTALDTVSTLATISPHMVGHAHHYSLEKDCQLRDDYYQFADEALLTGQVPKFKLNRKDDELSFDFDIELQPLLSQFSKLRIGLFDHWSLMCHCQGQLKYKDQHYEIDQFGAFEYARSVNVPYLPLHFFTYQVINLSNQRQLLLSHIRNGFNQIVQSRLYLKNFSQSTVELFDDYVYFRVHRVYPKVTTPNGQEMYLPRMFEWCFETNKKKIIIQCESRGDFKFGLAAGFVGSFSYQVQIDDETEEGSSGYCEYIDCRPLKWQEKDETEKLQQQIMQIAPCALKK; encoded by the coding sequence ATGCAGTTGTTCATGAACTTATCTGAAGAATCACAACAACTCGATCAAGCTCCATTTCCTTTGAAGCTTGATTTTCATGCGCCGAAAGGACGTTATAAAATCATTCATCAAGCATTGATCCTTCCAGATTTAAACGCTCCACTTCATTACTTCAATTTTTCAACATTAATTGGTCAGCCCAATGTCCCAATGTTGCGAAATGATTCAGCAATTCAAACGACAGCATTAGATACAGTTTCCACTCTTGCTACCATCAGTCCACATATGGTGGGGCATGCACACCATTATTCATTGGAAAAAGACTGCCAGCTGAGAGATGATTATTATCAATTTGCAGATGAAGCACTTTTAACGGGGCAAGTTCCTAAATTTAAATTAAATCGTAAAGATGATGAGCTGAGTTTTGATTTTGATATTGAACTTCAGCCATTGTTGTCGCAATTTTCTAAATTAAGAATAGGATTATTTGATCATTGGTCATTGATGTGTCATTGCCAAGGTCAACTCAAATATAAAGATCAACATTACGAGATTGATCAATTTGGTGCTTTTGAATATGCACGTTCAGTCAATGTTCCTTATTTACCCTTACACTTTTTTACATATCAAGTCATTAATCTATCCAATCAACGTCAATTGCTTCTGAGCCATATTCGAAATGGTTTTAATCAAATTGTACAGTCACGCTTATATTTGAAAAATTTTAGTCAGAGCACCGTTGAGCTGTTCGATGATTATGTTTATTTCAGAGTGCACCGGGTTTATCCCAAAGTCACCACACCCAATGGGCAAGAGATGTATTTGCCGCGAATGTTTGAATGGTGTTTTGAAACAAACAAGAAAAAAATAATCATCCAATGTGAAAGCCGTGGTGATTTTAAATTTGGTCTTGCTGCGGGCTTTGTTGGAAGTTTTAGTTATCAAGTACAGATTGATGATGAGACCGAAGAGGGCAGTTCTGGTTATTGTGAATATATCGATTGTCGACCTTTAAAGTGGCAAGAAAAAGATGAAACTGAAAAATTGCAGCAACAAATCATGCAAATTGCACCATGTGCGCTTAAAAAATAG
- a CDS encoding 23S rRNA (adenine(2030)-N(6))-methyltransferase RlmJ, with the protein MNYRHHFHAGNFADVMKHVLLLQLLSRLNAKDKPYRYVDTHGGAGKYDLSTSAAQKSGEFLNGIHRLVKLDDSIKRQAPEGVQQYLKIVEDMRQASGKGAYPGSPWFALEGMREIDKATIFEMQRDVFQQLYMNIRDRRAGLHERDAYEGLLGVIPPKEKRGLVMIDPPYELERKDFPQLVELLVAAYKKWPTGVFAVWYPIKDRAMIDRFEKKMMKTGIRRQLVCEICVWPDDTPVGLNGCGLLVINPPWKFSEDADEALQWLFPHLRMSENGGHAAVRWLVGE; encoded by the coding sequence ATGAATTATCGTCACCATTTCCATGCAGGCAACTTTGCCGATGTCATGAAACATGTGTTATTGCTGCAACTTTTATCACGTCTCAATGCAAAAGATAAACCTTATCGCTATGTCGATACGCATGGCGGTGCTGGTAAATACGATTTATCGACTTCAGCTGCGCAGAAATCTGGTGAATTTTTAAATGGTATTCATCGTTTGGTGAAACTTGATGATTCAATCAAGCGTCAAGCACCAGAAGGTGTTCAACAATATTTGAAAATTGTTGAGGACATGCGTCAAGCTTCAGGTAAAGGAGCTTATCCAGGCTCACCTTGGTTTGCTTTAGAAGGTATGCGTGAAATAGATAAAGCGACAATTTTTGAAATGCAACGTGATGTATTTCAACAGCTCTATATGAACATTCGTGATCGTCGTGCTGGTTTGCATGAGCGTGATGCTTACGAAGGTTTGTTGGGTGTGATTCCACCAAAAGAAAAACGTGGTTTGGTGATGATCGATCCACCTTATGAGCTTGAGCGTAAGGATTTCCCACAACTTGTAGAGTTGTTGGTTGCTGCTTATAAGAAATGGCCTACAGGTGTATTTGCAGTTTGGTATCCGATTAAAGATCGCGCAATGATTGATCGTTTTGAAAAGAAAATGATGAAAACAGGAATTCGTCGCCAATTGGTTTGCGAAATTTGTGTATGGCCTGATGACACGCCTGTTGGTTTAAATGGTTGTGGTTTGTTGGTGATTAATCCACCATGGAAGTTCTCTGAAGATGCTGACGAAGCATTGCAGTGGTTGTTCCCACATTTACGCATGAGTGAAAATGGTGGACATGCTGCGGTTCGTTGGTTAGTTGGCGAATAA
- a CDS encoding TIGR01244 family sulfur transferase, with amino-acid sequence MSDNVGFAGQIAPEQLTQVAEKGFKSVINNRPDMEGGPDQPTSAQIEETARALGIDYVYQPVVAGQITEVDVRAFANHFNELPKPVLMFCRTGNRSNNLYQIAKQMDLLDD; translated from the coding sequence ATGAGTGATAATGTTGGCTTTGCAGGTCAAATTGCCCCTGAACAACTAACTCAAGTTGCAGAAAAAGGCTTTAAGTCTGTCATCAATAACCGTCCTGATATGGAAGGTGGTCCAGACCAACCAACCAGCGCACAAATTGAAGAAACTGCACGCGCTCTGGGTATTGATTATGTTTATCAACCGGTTGTTGCGGGTCAAATTACTGAAGTTGATGTTCGTGCTTTTGCCAATCACTTCAATGAACTTCCAAAACCTGTTTTAATGTTTTGCCGTACAGGTAATCGTTCAAACAATCTCTATCAAATTGCAAAACAAATGGATCTTTTAGATGACTAA
- a CDS encoding YajQ family cyclic di-GMP-binding protein, protein MPSFDIVSELEIFEVNHAVQNTEKEIATRFDFRGQDVKIELSEKNKEIKISTESDFQCEQVYNMLENHFFKRKVDIQALDPQKMTASGKNVIQVIKLKDGLDSDTAKKINKAIKESGIKVQSSIQGDKIRVTDKKRDTLQQVMAFLKEQQFGIPLQFNNFKD, encoded by the coding sequence ATGCCTTCTTTCGATATTGTATCTGAATTAGAAATTTTTGAAGTTAATCATGCAGTTCAAAACACTGAAAAAGAGATTGCAACGCGTTTCGATTTCCGTGGTCAAGACGTCAAAATTGAACTGAGTGAAAAAAATAAAGAAATTAAAATCTCAACTGAGAGTGATTTCCAATGCGAGCAAGTCTATAACATGCTGGAAAATCATTTCTTCAAACGTAAAGTTGATATTCAGGCACTTGATCCACAAAAAATGACTGCTTCAGGAAAAAATGTCATTCAAGTGATTAAATTGAAAGATGGTCTTGACTCAGATACCGCAAAAAAAATTAATAAAGCCATTAAAGAAAGTGGCATCAAAGTGCAATCTTCAATTCAGGGTGATAAGATTCGTGTGACTGATAAAAAGCGCGATACATTACAACAAGTTATGGCGTTCTTAAAAGAACAACAATTTGGTATCCCACTACAATTTAATAATTTCAAAGATTAA
- a CDS encoding alpha/beta hydrolase — translation MYTYRVEPLYVQSGDDTIACDYYRPQNIHKPAVIIMAHGFAGLRHFQLIPYAQKFAQAGYAVILFDYRCWGGSTGQPRELVSLEWQLEDWQKVIAYAAQQKDLDVHHIVLWGTGLSGGYVLKLAAEIRNIFAVISQVPYLDGVESMKLFPIKQLPKALKLSSQDYMGSKIGLKPITFPVVHPYALSFFPCKDGYQGYMSIINPDYYWSGEVPARAFFQLARFRPIQYCTDLHKPVLLIAARHDQLTQIHLCRELATNMATNTDYIEWDMSHFDIYHEPWLQKAISTQLKFLERYIGVS, via the coding sequence ATGTATACCTATAGGGTTGAGCCGCTTTATGTTCAAAGTGGTGATGACACCATTGCTTGTGATTATTATCGTCCTCAGAATATCCATAAACCTGCTGTCATCATTATGGCACACGGATTTGCAGGTTTACGTCATTTTCAATTGATTCCTTATGCGCAAAAATTTGCTCAGGCAGGTTATGCAGTCATCCTTTTCGATTATCGGTGTTGGGGAGGGAGTACAGGTCAGCCACGTGAATTAGTTTCATTAGAATGGCAATTGGAAGATTGGCAAAAAGTCATCGCTTATGCTGCTCAGCAGAAAGATTTAGATGTTCACCATATTGTGCTCTGGGGCACAGGACTCAGTGGTGGTTATGTCTTAAAATTAGCGGCTGAAATTCGAAATATCTTTGCAGTCATCTCTCAAGTACCCTACTTAGATGGCGTTGAGAGCATGAAACTGTTCCCCATCAAGCAACTTCCCAAAGCACTAAAATTATCGAGCCAAGACTATATGGGCAGTAAAATTGGATTAAAACCGATTACTTTTCCAGTGGTTCATCCTTATGCACTGAGCTTCTTTCCCTGCAAAGATGGATATCAGGGATATATGTCAATTATTAATCCTGATTATTACTGGAGTGGGGAAGTACCCGCGCGTGCTTTTTTCCAATTGGCACGTTTTCGACCAATACAATATTGCACGGATTTACATAAACCAGTATTACTCATTGCGGCAAGACATGATCAGCTGACTCAGATCCATTTGTGCCGTGAGCTCGCAACCAATATGGCAACAAATACAGATTATATTGAATGGGATATGTCACATTTTGATATTTATCATGAACCATGGTTGCAAAAAGCAATTTCAACTCAATTAAAGTTTTTAGAACGTTATATTGGAGTGAGTTAA
- the pssA gene encoding CDP-diacylglycerol--serine O-phosphatidyltransferase → MTNINKPESETSTKDIAFDVITFEVEEEEHTQEGQKVKRRGIYLWPNLITTAALLSGFYSIIASMNGDFTQAIYAIFLAALLDGLDGRVARAIGAQSAFGEQYDSLSDLLAFGVAPAILMYSWSLHDLGRIGLAACFVYTACAAFRLARFNVQIGVVDKRYFIGVASPLAAIMIISMVWVGRDFPAIFDLKETGIQVWNAVLIVAVGLLMISNIKYYSFKTVDRKRVPFVVLPIAVFIFAAITYNIPVGILVISIIYALSGFVTTFLARNQNI, encoded by the coding sequence ATGACAAATATAAATAAACCTGAGAGTGAAACTTCTACAAAAGACATCGCTTTTGATGTCATCACTTTCGAGGTGGAAGAAGAAGAACACACTCAAGAAGGACAAAAGGTCAAACGTCGTGGGATTTATCTGTGGCCGAATCTAATCACGACAGCAGCATTGCTGTCGGGATTCTATTCCATTATTGCCAGTATGAATGGTGATTTTACTCAAGCTATTTATGCGATTTTTCTGGCTGCACTGTTAGATGGTTTAGATGGTCGTGTTGCACGTGCGATTGGCGCACAAAGTGCATTTGGTGAGCAGTACGACTCTTTATCAGATCTTTTAGCCTTTGGTGTTGCGCCTGCGATTTTAATGTACAGCTGGAGCTTGCATGATTTGGGCCGTATCGGTTTGGCTGCGTGTTTTGTTTATACCGCTTGTGCAGCATTTCGTTTAGCTCGTTTTAATGTGCAAATTGGGGTTGTCGATAAACGTTACTTTATTGGTGTTGCAAGTCCGCTCGCAGCGATTATGATTATAAGTATGGTTTGGGTTGGACGTGATTTCCCTGCTATATTTGATTTAAAAGAAACAGGGATTCAAGTTTGGAATGCGGTTCTGATTGTTGCCGTTGGCTTGTTGATGATTTCCAACATTAAATATTATTCGTTTAAGACTGTAGACCGTAAGCGCGTTCCGTTTGTCGTTTTACCGATTGCTGTATTTATATTTGCAGCGATCACTTACAACATTCCAGTGGGTATTTTGGTGATCTCAATCATCTATGCGCTCTCAGGATTTGTAACAACCTTCTTAGCAAGGAATCAAAATATATAG
- a CDS encoding rhodanese-like domain-containing protein — protein sequence MIRKQEITTFEFPENAVIWDVRDAKAYAEGHVKGAVNKPIDALTPESLTQVASDQSIYILCGGGSKAPRAAEKLDGFDSSREYVVLMGGTRAVRDAGIALEQS from the coding sequence ATGATCCGTAAACAAGAAATTACAACATTTGAGTTCCCAGAAAATGCTGTTATCTGGGATGTTCGTGATGCAAAAGCTTATGCTGAAGGGCATGTGAAAGGGGCCGTAAATAAGCCCATTGACGCATTAACCCCAGAAAGTTTGACTCAGGTGGCTTCGGATCAATCGATATACATCCTATGTGGTGGCGGAAGCAAAGCACCACGCGCGGCTGAAAAGCTCGATGGCTTTGATAGCTCCCGTGAGTACGTTGTTCTGATGGGGGGCACCCGTGCTGTTCGTGATGCAGGTATTGCATTAGAACAAAGTTAA